Proteins found in one Fusarium oxysporum Fo47 chromosome V, complete sequence genomic segment:
- a CDS encoding PapD-like protein, whose product MSVDIEPFELSFRRPFTTEVSQTLTLKNPNPTPVAFKVKTTAPKQYCVRPNAGRIEAGQSFDVSVLLQAMKQDPAPDAKCRDKFLVQSAPITADKEFASVANVLETTDKAHLVERKIRVNWLAAGDADQAPNRPLSTPNKQAIANGINDTPDVSRTFSSPGIRDESPSSSAAPPPYQSPKESAYEDEKPKSTYEESEVKSTITQATTAIKETAELTYEELKAKLAQAEQQLVALKDSGLRQRNVKSASGDDDNRPLAQTAQAVTQTVEGVPVQMAAILCLVSFLLAYFFF is encoded by the exons ATGTCGGTCGATATCGAGCCATTTGAGCTGTCTTTTAGAC GCCCCTTCACCACCGAGGTCTCCCAGACCTTGACTCTGAAGAACCCCAACCCTACCCCCGTGGCTTTCAAG GTCAAGACCACTGCTCCCAAACA ATACTGTGTTCGACCAAATGCAGGCCGCATCGAGGCCGGCCAGAGCTTCGATGTCTCTG TCCTTCTCCAGGCTATGAAGCAGGATCCCGCTCCTGACGCTAAGTGCCGTGACAAGTTCCTTGTCCAATCCGCCCCCATTACCGCCGATAAGGAGTTTGCCAGCGTTGCCAATGTC CTTGAAACGACCGACAAAGCCCACCTTGTCGAGCGCAAGATTCGCGTCAACTGGCTCGcggctggtgatgctgacCAAGCTCCTAACCGACCTTTGTCCACGCCTAACAAGCAGGCTATTGCCAACGGC ATCAACGACACTCCTGACGTTTCGCGTACATTTTCTTCACCTGGCATTCGAGACGAGTCGCCCTCATCCTCGGCAGCGCCCCCTCCTTACCAATCACCCAAAGAATCCGCCTATGAGGACGAGAAACCCAAATCTACCTACGAGGAGTCCGAAGTCAAGAGCACTATTACTCAAGCTACAACAGCCATCAAGGAGACTGCAGAGCTGACCTatgaggagctcaaggctaAGCTTGCCCAGGCCGAACAGCAGCTTGTAGCTCTCAAGGATAGCGGTCTTCGACAGCGCAACGTCAAGTCCGCCTCCGGCGATGATGACAACCGACCTCTCGCCCAGACCGCCCAAGCTGTCACCCAAACCGTCGAAGGTGTTCCTGTGCAAATGGCGGCCATTCTTTGCTTGGTCAGCTTCTTGCTTGcctacttcttcttctag
- a CDS encoding fatty acid desaturase-domain-containing protein: MPATNSSTVTSRAKGDSPNPAPAAAEGADKSHDFFWTYTEEPHRTRRLAIIKAHPEITKLCGPEPLTKWVVLGVVSLQVFLAWMLQSTPFFSWKFWAVAYVFGATANQNLFLAIHEISHNLAFRSARLNRLIAIFANLPIGIPYSASFRPYHLTHHKSLGVDGLDTDLPTAFEAFVLDSILGKAFFCTFQIFFYALRPMAVYRVPLTGVHALNIAVQVAFDLVLLKYASVNSLLYLLLSSFLAGSLHPLAGHFIAEHYVYETVAPSARNPENKIPVPETFSYYGPLNWFTYNVGLHNEHHDFPAVPWTRLHKVREIAHEFYDDLPRHESWCYAIWRFIFDENVGMSCRVKRKQGGRLVGGGAVADWKQSEIESI; this comes from the exons ATGCCTGCGACGAATTCATCTACGGTCACTTCGAGGGCAAAGGGCGATAGCCCAAACCCAGCTCCTGCGGCAGCCGAAGGTGCTGATAAGAGCCACGATTTCTTCTGGACATACACTGAGGAGCCTCATCGAACTCGCCGTCTCGCTATTATCAAGGCTCACCCCGAG ATCACCAAGCTCTGCGGTCCTGAGCCTCTCACGAAATGGGTCGTTCTCGGTGTCGTCTCTCTTCAGGTCTTCCTTGCATGGATGCTCCAGTCGACTCCTTTCTTCTCATGGAAGTTCTGGGCTGTCGCCTACGTCTTTGGCGCCACTGCCAACCAGAACCTTTTCCTCGCCATCCACGAGATCTCACATAACCTGGCTTTCCGAAGCGCTCGTCTCAACCGTCTGATCGCCATCTTTGCCAACCTTCCCATTGGTATTCCGTACAGCGCTTCGTTCCGA CCATACCACCTTACCCACCACAAGTCCCTCGGTGTCGATGGCCTTGATACCGATCTTCCCACTGCCTTCGAGGCCTTCGTTCTGGATTCGATTCTCGGAAAGGCCTTCTTCTGCACTTTCCAGATCTTCTTCTACGCCCTGCGACCCATGGCCGTCTACCGCGTTCCTTTGACTGGAGTCCACGCCCTCAACATCGCTGTCCAGGTCGCCTTTGATCTCGTTCTTCTGAAGTACGCCTCTGTCAACTCTCTCCTCTACCTGCTGCTCTCCTCCTTTTTGGCTGGGAGTCTTCACCCTCTGGCTGGCCACTTCATCGCCGAGCACTACGTGTACGAGACCGTTGCTCCCTCCGCTCGCAACCCGGAGAACAAGATCCCCGTTCCCGAGACCTTCTCTTACTATGGACCTCTGAACTGGTTCACCTACAACGTCGGTCTTCACAACGAGCACCACGACTTCCCCGCAGTGCCCTGGACTCGTCTCCACAAGGTGCGCGAGATTGCTCACGAGTTCTATGATGACTTGCCCCGCCACGAGAGCTGGTGCTATGCCATCTGGCGCTTCATCTTCGATGAGAACGTTGGCATGAGTTGCCGCGTGAAGCGTAAGCAGGGTGGACGTCTTGTAGGCGGCGGCGCCGTCGCCGACTGGAAGCAGTCTGAAATCGAGTCGATTTAG
- a CDS encoding ubiquitin-related domain-containing protein — MPSDLDTLLDMGFDKERAEIAVKKTGGLQGALQWLEDNQDKPIDEIKVAAAAKEENDDEEDTEAKIAELETGTAKSLICNDCGKRFKNHDLATYHATKTEHTDFSESTEEIAPLTEDEKKAKLEQLRERLAAKRALQSVKDKEDHKRNEQIRQKSTKESQEAKEELARKQAVKEAAQKRQEKLEDQEAKRRIKAKIEADKAERRRKAEEAKAAREGRAPQVEAATPGGAAAVAAASKPKSNHNEARLRLQTDGGNITKTLPAETTLFELAQQLQSETGNAVSSFTTTFPRKTFEGDVDFSKTLKEAGLVPSSVLIVK, encoded by the exons ATGCCTTCTGATCTCGATACCCTGCTCGATATGGGCTTTGACAAGGAGCGTGCTGAGATAGCCGTCAAGAAGACTGGAGGCC TTCAGGGCGCTCTTCAGTGGCTTGAGGACAACCAGGACAAGCctattgatgagatcaaggttgctgctgctgcgaaggaagagaatgatgacgaggaggacaCGGAAGCCAAGATCGCAGAGCTCGAGACTGGCACTGCCAAGTCATTGATCTGCAATGACTGTGGGAAGCGATTCAAGAACCATGATCTGGCTACCTATCACGCGACCAAGAC CGAGCATACTGACTTCTCGGAGTCAACAGAGGAGATTGCCCCTCTAACcgaagacgagaagaaggccaagcttgagcAACTTCGCGAGCGCCTCGCCGCCAAGAGAGCACTTCAATctgtcaaggacaaggaagaTCACAAGCGCAACGAG CAAATTCGCCAAAAGTCTACCAAGGAGAGCCAAGAAGCAAAGGAAGAGCTGGCCCGCAAGCAAGCAGTCAAGGAAGCAGCCCAGAAGCGACAAGAGAAGCTCGAAGATCAGGAGGCCAAGAGGCGCATCAAGGCAAAGATCGAGGCCGACAAAGCTGAGCGACGCCGAAAGGCAGAGGAGGCCAAGGCAGCCCGTGAGGGTCGAGCTCCTCAAGTCGAGGCTGCTACTCCTGGtggcgctgctgctgtcgcGGCCGCATCCAAGCCCAAAAGTAACCACAACGAAGCCCGACTCCGACTACAGACCGACGGCggaaacatcaccaagaccctgcCGGCTGAGACGACACTGTTCGAACTGGCGCAACAGCTGCAGAGCGAGACAGGGAATGCTGTATCAAGCTTTACGACTACGTTCCCCCGCAAGACCTTTGAGGGTGACGTCGATTTCTCCAAGACCCTGAAGGAAGCAGGATTGGTTCCGTCATCCGTCCTGATCGTCAAATAA
- a CDS encoding 60s acidic ribosomal protein-domain-containing protein, with product MSHAELASSYAALILADDGVEITADKLQTLIKAAKVEEVEPIWTSIFAKALEGKDVKDLLVNVGSGGGAAPAAGGAAAAGGAAAEAAPEEEKEEEKEESDEDMGFGLFD from the exons ATGTCTCACGCCGAGCTCGCTTCGTCCTACGCGGCCCTGATCCTCGCCGACGACGGTGTTGAGATCACC GCCGACAAGCTCCAGACCCTCATCAAGGCCGccaaggtcgaggaggttgagCCCATCTGGACCTCCATCTTCGCCAAG GCTCTCGAGGGCAAGGATGTCAAGGACCTTCTCGTGAACGTCGGCTCCGGTGGCGGTGCTGCCCCTGCCGCCGGTGGtgccgctgctgctggtggtgccgctgctgaggctgctcctgaggaggagaaggaggagg AGAAGGAGGAGTCTGACGAGGACATGGGCTTCGGTCTCTTCGACTAA
- a CDS encoding uncharacterized protein (expressed protein), which yields MVALNRKPEYAGGIPFSPPSLTFITAQDSHCFLFLDSILEFDICIHKSSRRYAMEDTELPRKRAADHQAQALPTQPMDIQNQIVDCVCLASGMLRIHGFAHLQARPLEPYTPPLNWLRISNSSRDLFLRALDLVQDKPNLSPTS from the coding sequence ATGGTAGCTCTGAATCGGAAACCGGAATACGCTGGCGGAATCCCCTTCAGCCCTCCCTCGTTAACGTTTATAACAGCGCAAGATTCCcattgttttcttttcttggATTCGATATTGGAATTCGATATATGTATTCACAAGTCTTCCCGTCGATATGCAATGGAAGACACTGAGCTGCCCCGTAAACGAGCAGCAGATCATCAGGCTCAAGCCCTaccaacacagccaatggatATCCAGAATCAGATTGTCGACTGCGTATGCTTGGCTTCTGGCATGCTTCGCATCCACGGCTTTGCTCACCTCCAAGCTCGTCCTCTGGAGCCATATACTCCTCCTCTCAACTGGCTACGCATCTCGAACAGTAGCAGAGATCTATTCCTACGAGCTTTGGATCTTGTGCAAGACAAGCCGAATCTGTCGCCTACGTCATGA
- a CDS encoding uncharacterized protein (of unknown function-domain containing protein), protein METPAIPMPRDPREQAILEKLQLVRDRLLLLKQDRTNYIRTQDVMPLFDETMDQVKELAVVRAETGDKEENRLDKVLESCFQLLSLFYLTIGRNNEAPATYAMTSTVKRLLDHLTEAELYSAKDLGSIKSTLEDLSKSIHDAATDPSPDKRHPPYMLALLENRVALCNSTLSRLQKRLERLPDYLLEAHEKLISILRSISLANTKSKFSTSEVKKLRNQILEIGEKHNGGTFTAEDGTLEEGGEVLRDLYHRCVRWSDMVLERQGEVAEQWRPIYDQLIQIRNDLEKLSLTQAWSLRETDLYDFQRQLDRIDESRQNGNWVDERGRPADLWTQRTLLYLIRRSYAYIYSFMLASEPVSEALLPVYNQLQTLKRCLVEVKKNGGVSSVRELYPYSMKLNSLDNMKVDGKFVVNGDIPEGQGSVTGLLAECFDLNYELRVAAEEAAENGSNGNEA, encoded by the exons ATGGAGACTCCAGCGATCCCAATGCCGCGGGACCCCCGGGAGCAAGCTATCCTCGAGAAGCTACAGCTGGTCCGAGATCGCCTACTGCTTCTTAAACAAGATCGCACAAACTACATTCGAACTCAAGATGTCATGCCATTGTTTGATGAGACCATGGATCAAGTTAAGGAGCTGGCGGTTGTGCGCGCCGAAACAGGCGATAAGGAGGAGAACAGAT TGGATAAGGTCTTGGAGAGCTGCTTCCAGCTGCTATCCCTATTCTATCTCACGATCGGACGAAACAATGAGGCACCAGCAACATACGCTATGACCTCAACTGTCAAGCGACTACTCGACCACCTCACTGAGGCCGAACTCTACTCAGCCAAGGATCTCGGAAGCATCAAGTCTACACTTGAAGATCTGTCTAAAAGCATTCACGATGCTGCTACTGATCCATCACCCGACAAGCGACACCCTCCATACATGCTTGCACTACTTGAGAACCGCGTTGCGCTCTGCAACTCAACCTTGTCGCGTCTTCAGAAGAGATTAGAGCGATTACCAGATTACCTGCTGGAGGCTCATGAGAAGCTCATTTCGATCTTGCGATCGATCTCGTtggccaacaccaagtccaag TTCTCCACATccgaggtcaagaagctaCGGAACCAAATTTTGGAAATTGGCGAAAAGCACAATGGCGGCACATTTACCGCAGAGGATGGAACTTTAGAGGAGGGAGGTGAAGTGCTCCGAGACTTGTACCACCGTTGCGTCCGCTGGTCGGACATGGTTCTTGAGAG ACAAGGAGAAGTAGCTGAGCAATGGCGACCAATCTACGACCAGCTCATTCAAATTCGCAACGACCTCGAGAAGCTTTCTCTTACACAAGCATGGTCGCTCCGAGAGACTGATCTGTATGATTTCCAACGGCAACTTGACAGAATTGATGAGAGCCGACAGAACGGAAACTGGGTGGACGAGCGGGGGCGACCAGCTGATCTCTGGACTCAGCGAACTTTGCTGTACCTAATCCGACGGTCGTATGCGTACATCTACTCATTTATGCTGGCATCCGAACCAGTCTCCGAAGCTCTGTTGCCTGTTTACAACCAACTGCAGACACTGAAGCGTTGCCTCgttgaggtcaagaagaatgGGGGTGTATCCTCCGTGCGGGAGCTTTACCCCTACAGCATGAAG CTTAACTCCCTTGATAACATGAAAGTTGACGGCAAGTTTGTGGTAAATGGCGACATCCCCGAAGGACAAGGCAGTGTTACCGGATTGTTGGCCGAATGCTTTGACCTCAACTACGAATTGAGAGTTGCAGCCGAAGAAGCAGCTGAGAATGGTTCAAATGGCAACGAAGCTTAA